The Pelistega ratti genome window below encodes:
- a CDS encoding ATP-binding protein has protein sequence MSLFSLTPTSSIHRRLLQYLSSGLLTLWILTTIMSSISALAEINEIADEQMQQHAYTLRQVFSSLPKEAIFIQKNILSDKFALDNNKDTGFILWNKKGQRLFSDQEGYHIPFKQDINGFSSSGYIWESDSWRYLYIVDDELIIAVSQRLEERFSMLFNALWIQLLLLLISLPILLLLIIYGVNHGLAPLKKLSIELQHRHAHSLDKVSEDMPIEIKPLVQEINHLLERLDQTIQRERQFTSDAAHELRSPLTALKVQTEVLALSDHKEDQLQRIIHIQSSIDRASRLVEQLLILSRLDPLQAIPDAQTIQWEIIIPQLLQSISLNLREKNSKLTLETKGELKEAFPLQGNPLLIQIMIRNLLDNAIRYSPEHSRIILYLDKEKIQVIDEGEGIESAHLPKIKERFYRPAGQAEHGSGLGLSIVQSIAHLHQLVLTIQNRETQGLCVTLSKMVDR, from the coding sequence ATGAGTTTATTCTCATTAACACCTACCTCTAGTATTCATCGCCGTTTATTACAGTATCTTAGTAGTGGGTTATTAACCTTATGGATACTAACAACCATTATGAGTAGTATCAGTGCATTAGCCGAAATTAATGAAATCGCAGATGAACAGATGCAACAACATGCCTATACGCTTAGACAAGTATTTTCTTCTCTACCTAAAGAAGCTATATTTATTCAGAAAAATATACTCTCTGATAAATTTGCTTTAGATAATAATAAAGATACAGGTTTTATCTTATGGAATAAAAAGGGACAGCGTTTATTCTCCGATCAGGAAGGGTATCATATTCCCTTTAAACAAGATATCAATGGATTTAGTAGTAGCGGTTATATTTGGGAATCTGATAGTTGGCGTTACCTTTATATTGTAGATGATGAGCTTATTATTGCGGTTTCTCAACGATTAGAAGAACGTTTTTCCATGTTATTTAATGCATTATGGATTCAACTTCTTTTGCTATTAATCTCTTTACCTATTCTACTTTTATTAATTATTTATGGTGTTAATCATGGATTAGCACCCCTTAAAAAACTCAGTATAGAATTACAACACCGCCATGCCCATAGCCTAGATAAAGTTTCTGAGGATATGCCAATAGAGATAAAGCCTCTAGTACAAGAAATTAATCATTTATTAGAAAGACTTGATCAAACTATTCAGCGTGAACGGCAATTTACCTCAGATGCTGCACATGAATTACGTAGCCCACTTACCGCCCTTAAAGTACAAACTGAAGTATTAGCACTGAGTGACCATAAAGAAGATCAACTACAACGTATTATACATATTCAGTCTAGTATTGATAGAGCCTCCCGATTAGTAGAGCAGTTACTAATTCTTTCTCGACTAGACCCTCTACAAGCAATACCAGATGCTCAAACTATTCAATGGGAAATCATTATCCCTCAACTTTTACAAAGTATTAGTCTAAACCTACGTGAAAAAAATAGTAAATTAACTTTAGAAACAAAAGGAGAACTTAAAGAAGCTTTTCCTTTACAAGGAAATCCCCTACTTATCCAAATTATGATACGAAATCTATTGGATAATGCTATTCGCTATAGTCCAGAACACTCACGGATTATACTTTATTTAGATAAAGAAAAAATCCAAGTGATAGATGAAGGGGAAGGCATTGAATCAGCCCACCTTCCTAAAATAAAAGAACGTTTTTATCGACCTGCTGGTCAGGCAGAACACGGTAGCGGATTAGGGTTATCTATTGTGCAAAGTATTGCTCATTTACATCAATTAGTATTAACTATACAAAATCGAGAAACACAAGGCTTATGTGTTACACTTTCTAAAATGGTGGATAGATAA
- the yfaE gene encoding class I ribonucleotide reductase maintenance protein YfaE, whose product MSLVITRSKSFNLQTGETLLEGLERTGHQVEYQCRSGYCGSCRTRVISGEVQYLTEPLAYVFSGEVLPCCCVPVDTLSIDIATEKEDTPSYLAVEPDFGF is encoded by the coding sequence ATGAGTTTAGTCATTACTCGTTCTAAAAGTTTTAATTTACAAACAGGTGAGACTTTACTAGAAGGACTCGAAAGAACAGGGCATCAGGTGGAATACCAATGCCGTTCGGGTTATTGTGGCTCATGCCGTACTCGCGTAATTAGTGGAGAAGTACAGTATTTAACTGAGCCACTGGCTTATGTGTTTAGTGGTGAAGTTTTACCGTGTTGTTGTGTTCCTGTCGATACACTTAGTATTGATATAGCAACAGAAAAAGAGGATACACCTTCATACCTAGCGGTTGAACCTGATTTTGGGTTTTAA
- the nrdB gene encoding class Ia ribonucleoside-diphosphate reductase subunit beta: MSYSTFCQTPNDPLKEPMFFGQSVNVARYDQQKYETFEKLIEKQLSFFWRPEEIDVSQDRIDYAGLPDHEKHIFISNLKYQTLLDSIQGRSPNVALLPLVSLPELETWIETWAFSETIHSRSYTHIIRNITNNPGIVFDDIVTNEHILARARDISCYYDDLIHLTQLYDQFGEGKHLINGKEVKVSLYELKKKLYLCLMAVNALEAIRFYVSFACSFAFAERKLMEGNAKIIKLIARDEALHLTGTQHMLNIMRSGTDDPEMAIVAKELEQACFDLFKVAAEQEKEWAAYLFRDGSMIGLNKDILVQYVEYITNIRMQAVGLQPAFPGATQNPIPWINAWLTSDNVQVAPQEVEISSYLVGQIDAEVNTEDFDDFDL; this comes from the coding sequence ATGTCATATAGTACTTTTTGCCAAACCCCCAATGATCCACTAAAAGAACCCATGTTTTTTGGGCAAAGTGTGAATGTGGCTCGTTATGATCAACAAAAATATGAAACTTTTGAAAAATTAATTGAAAAACAATTATCTTTTTTTTGGCGACCAGAAGAGATTGATGTTTCACAAGATCGTATTGATTACGCAGGATTACCTGATCATGAGAAACATATTTTTATCAGTAACCTTAAATATCAAACCTTATTAGATTCTATTCAAGGACGTAGCCCTAATGTGGCACTTTTACCATTAGTTTCTCTTCCTGAATTAGAAACATGGATTGAAACATGGGCATTCTCAGAAACGATTCATTCACGCTCTTACACACATATTATTCGTAATATTACAAATAATCCGGGGATAGTGTTTGATGATATTGTGACAAATGAGCATATCCTTGCACGAGCAAGAGATATTTCTTGCTACTATGATGATTTAATTCATTTAACCCAGCTTTATGATCAATTTGGTGAGGGTAAACACCTTATCAATGGTAAAGAAGTAAAGGTTAGTCTTTATGAATTAAAGAAAAAACTTTATCTTTGTTTAATGGCAGTTAATGCCTTAGAAGCTATTCGTTTTTATGTGAGTTTTGCTTGCTCTTTTGCCTTTGCTGAGCGTAAATTAATGGAAGGGAATGCTAAAATCATCAAATTAATTGCGCGAGATGAAGCTTTACACCTAACAGGCACACAGCATATGTTAAATATTATGCGTAGTGGGACAGATGATCCAGAAATGGCTATTGTAGCGAAAGAATTGGAACAAGCATGCTTTGATTTATTTAAAGTGGCGGCGGAACAAGAAAAAGAGTGGGCGGCTTATTTATTCCGTGATGGTTCAATGATTGGTTTAAATAAAGATATTTTGGTGCAATATGTTGAATATATTACCAATATTCGCATGCAAGCCGTTGGATTACAACCGGCTTTCCCTGGCGCTACTCAAAATCCTATCCCTTGGATTAATGCTTGGCTAACCTCTGATAATGTTCAAGTTGCCCCTCAAGAGGTTGAAATTTCTTCTTATTTGGTGGGTCAAATTGATGCAGAGGTCAATACAGAAGATTTTGATGATTTTGATCTATGA
- the nrdA gene encoding class 1a ribonucleoside-diphosphate reductase subunit alpha — MNTKLSVVKRNGSTEPLNLDKIHRVITWAAEGLNNVSVSQVELKSQIQFYDGMRTEHIHETIIKAAADLISPNTPDYQFLAARLAIFHLRKKAFGQYDPPRLYDHVIKMVEKKKYDAHILEDYTEVELDQLDSYIDHSRDMTFSYAAVKQLEGKYLVQNRVTNEIYESPQFLYILVAACLFAKYPAETRLNYVKDFYDAVSTFKISLPTPIMAGVRTPTRQFSSCVLIECDDSLNSINATSSAIVRYVSQRAGIGVNAGRIRAVGSPIRGGEAQHTGCIPFYKHFQTAVKCCSQGGVRGGAATLFYPIWHLEVESLLVLKNNRGVEENRVRHMDYGVQLNQLMYKRFIKGENITLFSPSDVPGLYDAFFEDQALFEKLYLQYENDPTIRKRSVKAVDLFSLMMQERASTGRIYIHNVDHSNTHSAFDSKVAPVRQSNLCLEITLPTKPLNDINDEEGEIALCTLSAFNLGALDNLNELEHLADLVVRALDALLDYQDYPIKAAYLGSMKRRALGIGVINYAYYLAKNGAKYSDGSGNALTHRTFEAIQYYLLKASMNLAKEVGPCLGFNETVYAKGILPIDTYKQAIDAICTEPLHLDWEALRADIVKYGLRNSTLTALMPSETSSQISNATNGIEPPRGLVTVKASKDGILKQVVPEYEQLKHQYETLWEMPNMEGYLQLVGIMQKFVDQSISANTCYDPKRFEGGRVSMKQLLKDLLTAYKYGIKTLYYHNTRDGADDTQDDIAVVAQEDEDCAGGACKI, encoded by the coding sequence ATGAATACAAAATTATCTGTTGTTAAACGTAATGGATCAACAGAACCATTGAATTTAGACAAAATTCACCGTGTGATTACATGGGCAGCAGAAGGGCTTAATAATGTTTCTGTTTCACAAGTAGAGCTAAAATCTCAAATCCAATTTTATGATGGTATGCGTACAGAGCATATTCATGAAACGATTATTAAAGCAGCAGCTGATCTTATTTCACCTAATACACCAGATTATCAGTTCTTAGCAGCTCGTTTAGCTATTTTCCATCTTCGTAAAAAAGCATTTGGTCAATATGATCCACCTCGTTTATATGATCATGTGATCAAAATGGTTGAAAAGAAAAAATATGATGCACATATTCTTGAAGATTATACCGAAGTAGAATTAGACCAACTGGATAGCTATATTGATCATAGCCGTGATATGACTTTTTCTTATGCAGCAGTGAAGCAATTAGAGGGAAAGTATTTAGTACAAAATCGGGTGACAAATGAGATTTATGAAAGTCCTCAATTTTTGTATATTTTAGTTGCTGCGTGTTTATTTGCTAAATATCCAGCAGAGACACGTCTGAATTATGTAAAAGATTTCTATGATGCTGTCTCAACTTTCAAAATTTCATTACCAACACCGATTATGGCTGGTGTGCGTACACCAACGCGTCAATTTAGTTCATGCGTACTGATTGAATGTGATGATAGTTTAAATTCTATTAATGCGACTAGCTCTGCTATTGTTCGCTATGTGTCTCAACGTGCAGGAATTGGTGTTAATGCAGGACGTATTCGTGCGGTAGGTAGTCCTATTCGTGGGGGGGAAGCACAGCATACAGGATGTATTCCTTTTTATAAGCACTTTCAAACAGCGGTTAAATGTTGTTCTCAAGGCGGTGTTCGTGGAGGAGCGGCGACTTTATTCTATCCTATTTGGCATTTAGAGGTTGAGTCCCTATTAGTCCTCAAAAATAACCGTGGTGTTGAAGAAAACCGTGTTCGCCATATGGATTATGGGGTACAGCTTAATCAATTAATGTATAAACGTTTTATCAAAGGGGAGAATATTACTTTATTTTCACCTTCTGATGTTCCGGGTTTATATGATGCTTTCTTTGAAGATCAAGCACTTTTTGAAAAACTGTATCTTCAATATGAAAATGATCCTACTATTCGTAAGCGTTCTGTAAAAGCAGTAGATCTTTTCTCATTAATGATGCAGGAGCGAGCAAGTACCGGGCGGATATATATTCATAATGTTGATCATAGTAATACACATAGTGCCTTTGATTCTAAAGTAGCACCTGTTCGCCAAAGTAATTTATGTTTAGAGATTACCTTACCTACTAAGCCCTTAAATGATATTAATGATGAGGAAGGTGAAATTGCCTTATGTACGTTATCTGCCTTTAATCTAGGTGCTTTAGATAATCTGAATGAATTAGAGCATTTGGCAGATTTAGTCGTACGTGCTTTAGATGCCTTATTAGACTATCAAGATTATCCTATTAAAGCAGCTTATTTAGGTAGTATGAAGCGCCGAGCATTGGGTATTGGGGTGATTAATTATGCCTATTACTTAGCAAAAAATGGTGCGAAATATTCAGATGGTAGTGGTAATGCTTTAACACATCGTACCTTTGAAGCAATCCAATATTATTTATTAAAAGCGTCAATGAATTTGGCAAAAGAAGTAGGACCTTGCTTAGGTTTTAATGAAACTGTTTATGCAAAAGGTATCTTACCAATTGATACGTATAAGCAAGCGATAGATGCTATTTGTACTGAACCTTTACACCTTGATTGGGAAGCCTTGCGTGCGGATATTGTGAAGTATGGTTTACGTAACTCTACCTTAACTGCTTTAATGCCATCAGAAACATCCAGCCAGATTTCTAATGCTACTAATGGGATTGAGCCTCCTCGAGGGTTAGTAACAGTCAAAGCCTCTAAAGATGGTATCTTAAAACAAGTTGTGCCAGAGTATGAGCAATTAAAGCATCAGTACGAAACACTATGGGAAATGCCTAATATGGAGGGGTATTTACAATTAGTCGGTATTATGCAAAAGTTTGTTGATCAGTCTATTTCTGCTAATACATGCTATGACCCTAAACGCTTTGAGGGTGGTCGTGTTTCTATGAAACAATTGCTCAAAGATTTATTGACAGCCTATAAATATGGTATCAAAACACTTTACTACCATAATACACGTGATGGTGCTGATGATACGCAAGATGATATTGCCGTTGTTGCACAAGAGGATGAAGATTGTGCTGGCGGTGCTTGCAAAATTTAA
- a CDS encoding CoA pyrophosphatase, translating to MQQQLSGNPLFDPRIQKAIQANHQLFAIPEVWINVGNIKRALAQGEIKHDFFMSKVQQEKYPQALSANYTKAAVLVPIIQKNHQLELLLTQRSLLLEKHRGQISFPGGKQDIEDKNLEETALRETFEEIGITASHIHVMGQLPSVITGTGFSVTPFVAIVDEHYTLSINREEVEMVFSVPLHFLLNPDNHYIHEVEMGHNLQRHYFSMTWQNHFIWGITAMIIRQFYLQCEMLYRSV from the coding sequence TTTATTTGATCCGCGTATCCAAAAAGCCATACAAGCGAATCATCAATTGTTTGCTATTCCAGAAGTATGGATCAATGTAGGGAATATAAAAAGGGCTTTAGCACAAGGTGAAATTAAGCATGATTTTTTCATGTCAAAAGTTCAACAAGAAAAATACCCTCAAGCCTTATCTGCAAACTATACCAAGGCGGCTGTATTAGTACCAATTATTCAAAAAAATCATCAGTTAGAATTATTATTAACACAACGGTCATTACTGCTTGAAAAACATCGAGGACAGATTAGTTTTCCGGGGGGAAAGCAAGATATAGAGGATAAAAATCTTGAGGAAACTGCGCTAAGAGAAACTTTTGAAGAAATAGGAATTACAGCTTCCCATATTCATGTTATGGGTCAATTACCTTCCGTGATAACGGGGACAGGGTTTAGTGTTACGCCTTTTGTGGCTATAGTTGATGAACATTATACCTTATCTATTAATAGAGAAGAAGTTGAAATGGTGTTTTCAGTGCCTTTACACTTTTTATTAAATCCTGATAATCATTATATCCACGAAGTAGAGATGGGGCATAATTTACAGCGACATTATTTTTCGATGACATGGCAAAATCATTTCATTTGGGGAATTACAGCGATGATTATTAGGCAGTTTTATTTACAATGTGAAATGCTTTATCGTTCTGTCTAA